In a genomic window of Candidatus Binatia bacterium:
- a CDS encoding acyl-CoA dehydrogenase has translation MIVLLIVLALLVLILLVPPIRRNLITRPLMPLVAGALPRMGDTERIALEAGSVWWEAELFSGRPEWKRLLAFRAKALTDEERAFLAGPVEELCRMLNEWEVMKGHDLPPEVWSFLKKQRFFGMIIPKEYDGLGFSANAHSAVITRISSRSVTASVTAMVPNSLGPAELLLHYGTEEQKRHYLPRLARGEDIPCFALTEPEAGSDATSQKSVGIVTKGIYQGREVLGMRLNWSKRYITLSPVATVIGLAFVLRDPDRLLGDKEEIGITCALLPASLPGIMIGPRHDPLGVPFLNGPTEGHDVFAPLDAIIGGSANAGIGWRMLMETLASGRGISLPSLAVGCAQLATRTVTAYANVREQFGLPIGRFEGIEEPIARIGGRTYLMDAARRLSLGAIDEGQKPAVISAIVKRYLTEGMRSVVNDAMDVQAGAAISRGPRNVMAPAYAAVPVGITVEGANILTRSLIIYGQGAIRCHPYVQREMAAIARRDLAAFDRAFFGHLGHVLSTVGRAFLDGLTGGAFEGVPVSGPARPLFGRLSHLSAAFALTSEAAMATLGGTLKRRERLSGRLADALAYLYLSSAALKRFVDDGQLRRDLPLVRWSCDFAFHEIETAIAGVLDNLPNRPAAWLVRFAAFPLGFRAKAPSDRLSSAVARGLLDDRALRLAMTTDVYIPPAGEGSLGRLEAAYAKVVAAQPIDRKLKEAVRARRIPAHLDTEAQLAAALTAGVIDEDERRIWREADVARRDAIQVDAFPLEQFAELPV, from the coding sequence GTGATCGTGTTGCTGATCGTTCTCGCCCTGCTGGTGCTGATCCTTCTCGTCCCGCCGATCCGCCGCAATCTCATCACGAGGCCCCTGATGCCGCTGGTCGCCGGGGCGCTGCCCCGGATGGGCGACACCGAGCGGATCGCGCTCGAGGCGGGGAGCGTCTGGTGGGAGGCGGAGCTCTTCTCCGGCCGGCCGGAGTGGAAGCGGCTCCTCGCGTTCCGCGCCAAGGCGCTCACCGACGAGGAGCGCGCCTTCCTGGCGGGCCCGGTCGAGGAGCTCTGCCGGATGCTGAACGAGTGGGAGGTCATGAAGGGCCACGATCTCCCGCCGGAGGTCTGGAGCTTCCTCAAGAAGCAGCGCTTCTTCGGAATGATCATCCCCAAGGAATACGACGGGCTGGGGTTCTCGGCGAACGCGCACTCGGCCGTGATCACCAGGATCTCCAGCCGGAGCGTCACGGCCTCGGTCACCGCCATGGTGCCGAACTCGCTCGGTCCGGCCGAGCTGCTCCTCCACTACGGGACCGAGGAGCAGAAGCGGCACTACCTGCCGCGCCTGGCGCGCGGCGAGGATATCCCCTGCTTCGCGCTGACCGAGCCCGAGGCGGGGAGCGACGCCACCTCGCAGAAGAGCGTCGGCATCGTGACGAAGGGGATCTACCAGGGGCGCGAGGTGCTGGGCATGCGCCTCAACTGGTCGAAGCGCTACATCACGCTGAGCCCCGTCGCCACCGTGATCGGTCTCGCGTTCGTGCTGCGCGACCCCGACCGGCTCCTGGGCGACAAGGAAGAGATCGGGATCACCTGCGCGCTCCTTCCCGCGAGCCTGCCGGGGATCATGATCGGACCGCGCCACGATCCGCTCGGGGTTCCCTTCCTGAACGGGCCGACCGAAGGACACGACGTCTTCGCGCCGCTCGACGCCATCATCGGCGGGAGCGCCAACGCGGGGATCGGCTGGCGGATGCTGATGGAGACCCTGGCCTCCGGCCGGGGCATCTCGCTTCCCTCGCTCGCGGTGGGCTGCGCCCAGCTCGCCACCCGGACCGTCACCGCCTACGCGAACGTTCGGGAGCAGTTCGGCCTTCCGATCGGGCGCTTCGAAGGGATCGAGGAGCCGATCGCGCGGATCGGCGGGCGCACCTACCTCATGGACGCGGCGCGGCGGCTGTCGCTGGGCGCGATCGACGAGGGGCAGAAGCCCGCGGTCATCTCGGCCATCGTGAAGCGCTATCTGACCGAGGGGATGCGCTCGGTGGTGAACGACGCGATGGACGTCCAGGCCGGCGCGGCGATCTCGCGCGGCCCGCGCAACGTCATGGCGCCCGCCTACGCCGCGGTGCCGGTCGGGATCACGGTGGAGGGCGCGAACATCCTCACCCGGTCGCTCATCATCTACGGCCAGGGGGCGATCCGCTGCCATCCCTACGTGCAGCGGGAGATGGCCGCTATCGCCAGGCGCGACCTGGCGGCCTTCGATCGCGCTTTCTTCGGCCACCTGGGGCACGTCCTCTCGACGGTGGGGCGCGCGTTCCTGGACGGGTTGACCGGAGGAGCGTTCGAGGGCGTTCCCGTGAGCGGTCCCGCACGGCCCCTGTTCGGAAGGCTCTCCCACCTGAGCGCGGCGTTCGCGCTCACGTCCGAGGCGGCGATGGCGACGCTGGGCGGAACGCTCAAGCGGCGCGAGCGGCTGAGCGGGCGCCTGGCGGACGCGCTGGCGTATCTCTACCTTTCCTCCGCGGCGCTCAAGCGCTTCGTGGACGACGGGCAGCTCCGCCGCGACCTGCCGCTCGTGCGCTGGTCCTGCGACTTCGCCTTCCATGAGATCGAGACGGCGATCGCCGGCGTTCTCGACAACCTGCCGAACCGGCCGGCGGCCTGGCTGGTCCGGTTCGCGGCGTTCCCGCTCGGCTTCCGGGCCAAGGCCCCCTCGGACCGTCTCAGCTCGGCGGTCGCCCGCGGCCTGCTCGACGACCGCGCGCTCCGGCTGGCCATGACGACGGACGTCTACATCCCTCCCGCCGGGGAGGGGAGCCTCGGCCGGCTCGAGGCGGCCTACGCCAAGGTGGTCGCGGCCCAGCCGATCGACCGGAAGCTCAAGGAGGCCGTCCGGGCCAGGCGGATCCCCGCCCATCTCGATACGGAGGCGCAGCTTGCCGCGGCCCTGACGGCGGGCGTGATCGACGAGGACGAGCGGCGGATCTGGCGCGAGGCGGACGTGGCGCGGCGCGACGCGATCCAGGTGGACGCGTTTCCGCTGGAGCAGTTCGCGGA